A genomic window from Flintibacter sp. KGMB00164 includes:
- a CDS encoding amino acid ABC transporter ATP-binding protein: protein MATSAELIRVEHVIKEYNHGAVKALNDCSLSIKKGEVVAIIGPSGSGKSTLLRCLNLLEVPSSGHIYFNGVDITDKKVDINLHRRKMGMVFQHFNLFPHMTVKKNITLAPVQLGLKKQDEADAQAMKLLERIGLADKADEYPNMLSGGQKQRIAIVRALAMEPEVMLFDEPTSALDPEMVGEVLDLMRDLAHEGMTMAVVTHEMGFAREVASRVIFMDSGAILEENSPRFLFDSPQNPRTQAFLSKVL, encoded by the coding sequence GTGGCGACAAGCGCTGAGCTCATCCGTGTTGAGCACGTCATCAAGGAATACAACCACGGAGCGGTGAAGGCCCTTAACGACTGCTCCCTCTCCATCAAGAAGGGCGAGGTGGTTGCCATCATCGGCCCCTCCGGTTCCGGTAAGTCTACTCTGCTGCGGTGCCTGAACCTGCTGGAGGTCCCCTCCAGCGGACACATCTACTTCAACGGCGTGGACATCACCGACAAGAAGGTGGACATCAACCTCCACCGCCGGAAGATGGGTATGGTGTTCCAACACTTCAACCTCTTCCCCCATATGACGGTGAAGAAGAACATCACTCTGGCCCCCGTTCAGCTGGGTCTGAAGAAGCAGGATGAGGCCGACGCCCAGGCCATGAAGCTGTTGGAGCGCATCGGCCTGGCCGACAAGGCGGATGAGTATCCCAACATGCTCTCCGGCGGCCAGAAGCAGCGTATCGCCATCGTCCGCGCTCTGGCCATGGAGCCCGAGGTCATGCTCTTTGACGAGCCCACCTCTGCTCTGGACCCGGAGATGGTGGGCGAGGTTCTGGACCTGATGCGGGACCTGGCCCACGAGGGCATGACTATGGCGGTGGTTACCCACGAGATGGGCTTTGCCCGTGAGGTGGCCAGCCGGGTCATCTTCATGGACAGCGGCGCTATTCTGGAGGAAAACTCCCCTCGTTTTCTGTTTGATTCCCCTCAAAACCCCCGTACACAGGCCTTCCTGAGCAAGGTTTTATAA
- a CDS encoding YitT family protein, with protein MFSLLKPKKCLLALLGSAILAFGLYNVHALSGVTEGGVLGMTLLLHHWFGISPAVTGLVLNAVCYWMGWRLLGKEFIGYSIIAGGGFSLFYALFEQFDPIWPQLAQYPLLAAVLGALFVGIGVGLSVRAGGAPGGDDALAMSMSAVTHWNIQWAYLITDLVVLGLSVSYIDLKRLACSLLTVLLSGQIIGFVQRFKSPEKKAVPENT; from the coding sequence TTGTTTTCCCTGTTGAAGCCAAAGAAGTGTCTGCTGGCATTGCTGGGCAGCGCAATCTTAGCCTTTGGCCTTTACAATGTGCACGCTTTATCCGGCGTGACCGAGGGCGGCGTGTTGGGTATGACCCTGTTGCTGCACCACTGGTTTGGAATTTCACCGGCGGTGACAGGTTTGGTGCTCAATGCCGTGTGCTATTGGATGGGATGGCGCCTGCTGGGCAAGGAGTTTATTGGCTACTCCATCATTGCCGGCGGCGGATTTTCCTTGTTCTATGCCCTGTTTGAGCAGTTCGACCCCATCTGGCCGCAGCTGGCCCAATACCCTCTGTTGGCGGCGGTGCTGGGCGCTCTGTTCGTAGGGATCGGCGTTGGGCTCAGCGTCCGAGCGGGAGGTGCTCCCGGCGGGGACGATGCCCTGGCTATGAGCATGTCAGCGGTCACGCACTGGAACATTCAGTGGGCTTACCTGATCACCGATCTGGTGGTGCTGGGGTTGTCGGTAAGCTATATCGACCTCAAGCGCCTGGCCTGCTCCCTGCTGACGGTGCTTTTGTCAGGACAGATCATCGGGTTTGTCCAGCGATTCAAGAGCCCTGAGAAAAAGGCAGTGCCGGAAAACACATAA